In Crassostrea angulata isolate pt1a10 chromosome 6, ASM2561291v2, whole genome shotgun sequence, a genomic segment contains:
- the LOC128187969 gene encoding conserved oligomeric Golgi complex subunit 4-like: MAASRSDATSLPTFDGVENLITMTDIQKAFDELCVEEESMNGELDNLLEHQTALENKMSGLHKILPNLQILETDSKQLSSMVSFTSTLAENVSSKVRQLDVAKSQVTACITRVEDILDLKFCTDGVQTALQNEDYEKATGHVHRFRSLDENILRMSEESGEGSTLDSSFRLLQEAEEKLKSIVNTKFDAAVHSGDFASIERFFKIFPLIGLHEEGLTKFGKFLSSQIAEKSRGNLMIAESVTHKDKNANVIYAETATQLFESIANIIEVRQPLIETYFGSGKLFSLMKILQKECDRQVRQILEKFKLKRDFDAVVQQVQQNAVFHRPSATEKFDPKVLDVLLSEVVLLNTRTELFLRFFRRRAVGDMESAYSNDDLKEKIKEIDKFISNCDLNRLMQELIGNYIMMEEFFMREMVLKAVSMDTVEESSHTSSMVDDSFYIVKKCVRRAVSSSSVDGICAMLNHASTVLEQDFREVLFSRVRAGFPSGFDLTQAYNMVQSSIQQGKLQSSDQEKAKTTFLVAMNNAEVSCEYCKSLKSNIEEEVRRSFSKSSEQSKAKLQSCVTDLGNVAVRLKEVVDFGVSQLRSSAIKPRIKPLTDTFLSTSHNISEDDFSNYEANDPWVQNYILQIDNMMATFKSALSTENYDTFVSQVTTEVTFQLEKAVLKTSFNRLGGLQFDKELRALVGYLSSVTTWTIRDKFARLTQMATILNLERVNELLDYWGPNSGPLTWRLTPTEVRNILSLRVDFRSEEIKKLKL; encoded by the exons ATGGCGGCGTCCAGGAGTGATGCCACGTCCCTCCCAACCTTCGATGGGGTGGAAAATCTCATTACTATGACCGATATTCAGAAGGCTTTTGACGAATTATGCGTAGAAGAG GAGAGTATGAATGGAGAGTTGGACAATCTTTTGGAGCATCAAACAgctctagaaaataaaatgagtgGTCTTCATAAGATCCT ACCTAATCTCCAAATCTTGGAGACAGATTCCAAACAACTATCAAGCATGGTTTCCTTCACCTCAACCCTTGCTGAAAATGTTAGCAGTAAAGTGCGACAGTTGGATGTAGCTAAG AGTCAAGTAACAGCTTGCATTACTCGAGTAGAAGACATTCTAGATCTGAAGTTTTGTACCGACGGTGTTCAGACAGCTCTACAAAACGAAGACTATGAAAAGGCAA CAGGTCATGTGCATAGGTTTAGGAGTCTCGATGAAAACATTCTTAGAATGTCAGAGGAATCAGGAGAAG GAAGCACACTGGACTCGTCCTTCAGACTTCTACAGGAAGCGGAGGAAAAGCTGAAATCCATCGTCAACACCAAGTTTGACGCAGCTGTCCATTCCGGGGATTTCGCCTCCATAGAACGATTCTTCAAGATCTTTCCTCTGATTGGTTTGCATGAGGAGGGACTAACCAAATTTGGAAAGTTCCTGTCTTCGCAG ATAGCTGAGAAGAGCAGGGGGAATTTAATGATTGCAGAGTCAGTGACCCATAAAGACAAAAACGCCAATGTGATTTACGCAGAAACAGCCACACAGCTCTTTGAGAGCATTGCAAACATAATAGAAGTTCGACAACCATTAATAGAAACCTATTTTGGCTCAGGGAAACTTTTTTCATTGATGAAAATCCTCCAAAAGGAATGTGATAGACAAGTCAGACAGATtttagaaaaattcaaattaaaacgaGACTTCGATGCAGTG GTACAGCAAGTCCAACAAAATGCTGTCTTTCATCGTCCAAGTGCAACAGAAAA atTTGATCCCAAAGTATTAGATGTCTTGTTATCGGAAGTGGTCTTGCTAAATACCAGAACAGAACTCTTTTTACGATTTTTTCGAAGAAGAGCTGTT GGGGATATGGAGTCTGCCTATAGTAATGATGATCTTAAAG AGAAAATTAAGGAAATAGACAAATTCATCTCAAATTGTGATTTAAACCGCCTAATGCAGGAGTTAATAGGAAATTACATCATGATGGAAGAATTTTTTATGAGGGAAATGGTCTTAAAG GCTGTCTCCATGGATACAGTGGAAGAGTCCTCACACACGTCCAGTATGGTGGATGATTCTTTTTACATAGTAAAGAAATGTGTTAG GAGGGCAGTATCAAGCTCCAGCGTGGATGGGATTTGTGCAATGTTGAATCATGCCAGCACCGTGCTAGAACAGGACTTCAGAGAAGTGCTGTTTTCCCGGGTGCGGGCGGGGTTCCCCTCCGGTTTCGATCTTACCCAAGCCTATAACATGGTGCAGTCCAGCATACAGCAAGGGAAGCTACAGAGTTCAGACCAGGAGAAGgccaaaacaacatttctt gtTGCAATGAATAATGCAGAAGTCAGCTGTGAATATTGCAAATCTTTGAAATCCAACATTGAG GAGGAAGTGCGGAGATCATTCAGTAAAAGTTCTGAGCAGAGCAAAGCCAAATTACAG AGCTGTGTGACAGATCTGGGAAATGTGGCGGTGCGGTTAAAAGAGGTGGTGGATTTTGGAGTGTCCCAGCTCAGAAGTAGTGCCATCAAACCGCGGATAAAACCGCTCACAGACACCTTCCTGTCCACTAGTCACAACATCTCAGAA gatgatttttcaaattatgaGGCAAATGATCCATGGGTTCAGAATTATATTCTGCAAATTGACAATATGATGGCCACATTCAAA AGTGCTCTCTCCACCGAAAACTATGACACATTTGTGAGTCAAGTGACGACAGAAGTGACATTTCAGTTAGAGAAGGCTGTACTAAAGACAAGTTTCAACAGA CTGGGAGGTTTACAGTTTGACAAAGAGTTGCGTGCCCTTGTTGGATACCTCTCCTCAGTGACAACATGGACAATCAGAGATAAGTTTGCCCGACTGACGCAAATGGCAACCATTCTCAACCTAGAGAGA GTTAATGAGCTTCTAGATTACTGGGGGCCAAATTCTGGACCTCTGACCTGGAGATTGACCCCAACAGAGGTCAGAAATATTCTCTCCTTGAG GGTGGATTTCAGATCTGAAGAAATCAAGAAACTCAAATTATAA
- the LOC128188685 gene encoding transcription factor RFX4-like isoform X1 — MTNFSVSTPAQIQLDFTKTDPPRLRTSMDQFAEMSTLEAGATIPSVPVGFHSHFTEHDRPSTSNVCPDNTSPSPKRFGDEEANLGNFHRLRNCSKSHSTPATLKWLEENYEIAEAVCIPRSTLYCHYLDYCETNDTQPVNAASFGKIIRQQFPQITTRRLGTRGQSKYHYYGIGVRETSKYFETVYSAKGTPSSNEGKKENVKQIVAYSPRSKLGTLLPDFPDIKDIKLPDDVPEDKVLTFMMMYRTHCQRILDTVIRANFDEVQSFLLHFWQGMPEHMMTILDSQTTVLLVGVCDTMLYKAIANVLMPSVLQALPDSLIQVIKNFSQQLDEWLKIALDSLPIGIREVKFDLARRFSQILRRQISLNHLCQAARSVVHNPDISAQMLEDWISVDLSGIIKQTMYTMERYREKVMETIVNLCNEFEQLLDDQAPLQSYTEWLDRMVDRCVVQFAKNRPGSLRRTARQFLLMWSCFCTRIIRDMTLHSSPSFGSFHLLHLMFDDYVLFLVENLYSQERSKDFLRHIKGEITDLTDDEPLPDYSVLKEAFIAAEAKAASNTITKTSEGLKVDIFKENIGIEREVISPRTRFIDPSQDFECTHPIVLNPHSSFLKHVRPTFESTFPYGSHCHTANTQTTTTQSNNTTSNNSCLNQDQSTEMTRQGAFFMELQGTSLSDNSNFTQQNEEFPFHHYLRNQQPLRGSINQTVERVAINPEVVSNYGYTTGYCYDYHPPYLSKQKLQDC, encoded by the exons ATGACAAATTTTTCTGTGTCGACACCTGCGCAAATTCAATTAGATTTCACAAAAACGGACCCACCGAGACTCCGGACTTCCATGGATCAATTTGCCGAGATGAGCACCTTAGAAGCTG GTGCTACTATCCCGTCAGTTCCCGTAGGATTTCATTCCCATTTCACAGAGCATGACAGACCCTCCACATCCAATGTTTGTCCCGACAACACCTCGCCATCTCCCAAACGCTTTGGTGACGAAGAAGCAAATTTAG GCAATTTTCATCGTCTTCGTAACTGTTCAAAATCACATTCGACACCTGCAACTTTGAAATG GTTGGAGGAGAATTACGAGATAGCGGAGGCAGTGTGTATCCCCAGAAGCACCCTCTACTGCCATTACCTGGACTACTGCGAGACCAACGACACACAGCCCGTCAACGCGGCCAGCTTCGGGAAG ATAATTCGGCAACAGTTTCCTCAAATTACAACCCGACGACTTGGCACAAGAGGGCAGTCAAA ATACCACTATTACGGTATTGGAGTAAGAGAAActtcgaaatattttgaaacggTGTATTCGGCCAAAGGGACCCCAAG ttcAAATGAAGGGAAGAAGGAAAATGTGAAACAG ATCGTTGCATATTCCCCCCGCTCCAAACTCGGAACCTTGTTACCGGATTTTCCCGACATCAAAGATATCAAGCTGCCAGATGATGTACCTGAAGATAAG GTGCTGACTTTTATGATGATGTACAGAACACACTGTCAGAGAATCTTAGACACTGTCATCAGAGCCAATTTTGATGAG GTACAGAGTTTCTTGCTACACTTCTGGCAGGGGATGCCGGAACACATGATGACGATTCTGGACTCGCAGACGACAGTTCTGTTGGTGGGAGTATGCGACACAATGCTGTACAAGGCCATTGCTAATGTGCTCATGCCGTCCGTCCTTCAGGCGCTACCTGACAG TTTAATTCaagtaataaaaaacttttCACAACAACTGGACGAATGGTTGAAGATTGCATTGGATTCTCTACCAATTGGAATTAGAGAAGTAAAGTTTGACC TTGCCCGCCGATTTTCCCAAATTCTCCGTCGTCAGATTTCCCTGAATCACCTGTGTCAGGCGGCGAGGTCGGTCGTCCACAATCCGGACATTTCCGCCCAGATGCTGGAGGACTGGATCAGTGTGGATCTAAGCGGCATCATCAAGCAGACGATGTACACAATGGAGCGATACAGGGAGAAAGTAATGGAAACTATTGTAAATC TGTGCAACGAGTTTGAACAACTCCTAGACGACCAGGCTCCACTACAGTCCTACACAGAATGGCTGGACAGAATGGTGGATAGGTGTGTCGTCCAG tttgcAAAGAACAGACCGGGTTCCTTGCGAAGAACGGCTCGTCAGTTTCTGTTGATGTGGTCTTGTTTTTGTACCAGGATAATACGTGATATGACCCTCCACAGCTCTCCAAGCTTCG GGTCCTTCCACCTGCTTCACCTGATGTTTGACGATTACGTGTTGTTCCTGGTGGAGAATCTGTACAGCCAGGAGCGGTCTAAGGACTTCCTGAGGCACATCAAGGGGGAAATCACGG ACCTCACAGATGACGAACCTTTGCCCGATTACAGTGTACTAAAAGAGGCCTTTATAGCGGCCGAGGCCAAAGCGGCTTCAAATACAATAACCAAAACTTCAGAGGGACTGAAAGTTGACATTTTCAAGGAGAATATCG GAATTGAGAGAGAAGTCATTTCACCAAGAACAAGATTTATAGATCCTTCGCAAGATTTCGAATGTACACATCCAATTGTTTTAAATCCACATTCGTCGTTTTT AAAACACGTTCGTCCTACTTTCGAATCTACATTTCCTTACGGATCACACTGTCACACGGCTAATACTCAG ACGACAACCACACAATCGAACAATACCACATCAAATAACAGTTGTTTGAATCaagatcaaagtactgagatGACTCGACAGGGCGCGTTTTTCATGGAACTACAAGGCACAAGTCTTTCAGACAACTCCAACTTCACTCAACA AAATGAAGAATTTCCATTTCACCATTACTTAAGAAACCAACAACCTTTGCGAGGAAGTATCAACCAGACTGTTGAGAGAGTCGCCATTAACCCGGAAGTGGTGTCAAACTATGGCTACACAACCGGGTACTGTTACGATTACCACCCGCCCTACCTATCTAAACAGAAACTACAGGACTGTTAA
- the LOC128188685 gene encoding transcription factor RFX4-like isoform X2 — translation MTNFSVSTPAQIQLDFTKTDPPRLRTSMDQFAEMSTLEAEHDRPSTSNVCPDNTSPSPKRFGDEEANLGNFHRLRNCSKSHSTPATLKWLEENYEIAEAVCIPRSTLYCHYLDYCETNDTQPVNAASFGKIIRQQFPQITTRRLGTRGQSKYHYYGIGVRETSKYFETVYSAKGTPSSNEGKKENVKQIVAYSPRSKLGTLLPDFPDIKDIKLPDDVPEDKVLTFMMMYRTHCQRILDTVIRANFDEVQSFLLHFWQGMPEHMMTILDSQTTVLLVGVCDTMLYKAIANVLMPSVLQALPDSLIQVIKNFSQQLDEWLKIALDSLPIGIREVKFDLARRFSQILRRQISLNHLCQAARSVVHNPDISAQMLEDWISVDLSGIIKQTMYTMERYREKVMETIVNLCNEFEQLLDDQAPLQSYTEWLDRMVDRCVVQFAKNRPGSLRRTARQFLLMWSCFCTRIIRDMTLHSSPSFGSFHLLHLMFDDYVLFLVENLYSQERSKDFLRHIKGEITDLTDDEPLPDYSVLKEAFIAAEAKAASNTITKTSEGLKVDIFKENIGIEREVISPRTRFIDPSQDFECTHPIVLNPHSSFLKHVRPTFESTFPYGSHCHTANTQTTTTQSNNTTSNNSCLNQDQSTEMTRQGAFFMELQGTSLSDNSNFTQQNEEFPFHHYLRNQQPLRGSINQTVERVAINPEVVSNYGYTTGYCYDYHPPYLSKQKLQDC, via the exons ATGACAAATTTTTCTGTGTCGACACCTGCGCAAATTCAATTAGATTTCACAAAAACGGACCCACCGAGACTCCGGACTTCCATGGATCAATTTGCCGAGATGAGCACCTTAGAAGCTG AGCATGACAGACCCTCCACATCCAATGTTTGTCCCGACAACACCTCGCCATCTCCCAAACGCTTTGGTGACGAAGAAGCAAATTTAG GCAATTTTCATCGTCTTCGTAACTGTTCAAAATCACATTCGACACCTGCAACTTTGAAATG GTTGGAGGAGAATTACGAGATAGCGGAGGCAGTGTGTATCCCCAGAAGCACCCTCTACTGCCATTACCTGGACTACTGCGAGACCAACGACACACAGCCCGTCAACGCGGCCAGCTTCGGGAAG ATAATTCGGCAACAGTTTCCTCAAATTACAACCCGACGACTTGGCACAAGAGGGCAGTCAAA ATACCACTATTACGGTATTGGAGTAAGAGAAActtcgaaatattttgaaacggTGTATTCGGCCAAAGGGACCCCAAG ttcAAATGAAGGGAAGAAGGAAAATGTGAAACAG ATCGTTGCATATTCCCCCCGCTCCAAACTCGGAACCTTGTTACCGGATTTTCCCGACATCAAAGATATCAAGCTGCCAGATGATGTACCTGAAGATAAG GTGCTGACTTTTATGATGATGTACAGAACACACTGTCAGAGAATCTTAGACACTGTCATCAGAGCCAATTTTGATGAG GTACAGAGTTTCTTGCTACACTTCTGGCAGGGGATGCCGGAACACATGATGACGATTCTGGACTCGCAGACGACAGTTCTGTTGGTGGGAGTATGCGACACAATGCTGTACAAGGCCATTGCTAATGTGCTCATGCCGTCCGTCCTTCAGGCGCTACCTGACAG TTTAATTCaagtaataaaaaacttttCACAACAACTGGACGAATGGTTGAAGATTGCATTGGATTCTCTACCAATTGGAATTAGAGAAGTAAAGTTTGACC TTGCCCGCCGATTTTCCCAAATTCTCCGTCGTCAGATTTCCCTGAATCACCTGTGTCAGGCGGCGAGGTCGGTCGTCCACAATCCGGACATTTCCGCCCAGATGCTGGAGGACTGGATCAGTGTGGATCTAAGCGGCATCATCAAGCAGACGATGTACACAATGGAGCGATACAGGGAGAAAGTAATGGAAACTATTGTAAATC TGTGCAACGAGTTTGAACAACTCCTAGACGACCAGGCTCCACTACAGTCCTACACAGAATGGCTGGACAGAATGGTGGATAGGTGTGTCGTCCAG tttgcAAAGAACAGACCGGGTTCCTTGCGAAGAACGGCTCGTCAGTTTCTGTTGATGTGGTCTTGTTTTTGTACCAGGATAATACGTGATATGACCCTCCACAGCTCTCCAAGCTTCG GGTCCTTCCACCTGCTTCACCTGATGTTTGACGATTACGTGTTGTTCCTGGTGGAGAATCTGTACAGCCAGGAGCGGTCTAAGGACTTCCTGAGGCACATCAAGGGGGAAATCACGG ACCTCACAGATGACGAACCTTTGCCCGATTACAGTGTACTAAAAGAGGCCTTTATAGCGGCCGAGGCCAAAGCGGCTTCAAATACAATAACCAAAACTTCAGAGGGACTGAAAGTTGACATTTTCAAGGAGAATATCG GAATTGAGAGAGAAGTCATTTCACCAAGAACAAGATTTATAGATCCTTCGCAAGATTTCGAATGTACACATCCAATTGTTTTAAATCCACATTCGTCGTTTTT AAAACACGTTCGTCCTACTTTCGAATCTACATTTCCTTACGGATCACACTGTCACACGGCTAATACTCAG ACGACAACCACACAATCGAACAATACCACATCAAATAACAGTTGTTTGAATCaagatcaaagtactgagatGACTCGACAGGGCGCGTTTTTCATGGAACTACAAGGCACAAGTCTTTCAGACAACTCCAACTTCACTCAACA AAATGAAGAATTTCCATTTCACCATTACTTAAGAAACCAACAACCTTTGCGAGGAAGTATCAACCAGACTGTTGAGAGAGTCGCCATTAACCCGGAAGTGGTGTCAAACTATGGCTACACAACCGGGTACTGTTACGATTACCACCCGCCCTACCTATCTAAACAGAAACTACAGGACTGTTAA